In Deltaproteobacteria bacterium, a genomic segment contains:
- a CDS encoding division/cell wall cluster transcriptional repressor MraZ: MFSGLYEHTLDAKGRLSLPSHFRELLRNCATDIPTASSAQAETEKTKAKTCDAKTSDAELLIITTGIDRCLVAYPPARWREFEDKLAKLSQFDPAVVQLKRIYVAGATECPIDKHGRLLIPPMLREYAELKTETVWAGMVTTIEIWARERWNEQVAQSRQDPAAITKALTELGL, encoded by the coding sequence ATGTTTAGCGGCCTTTATGAACATACGCTAGATGCCAAGGGTCGTCTGAGTTTGCCGTCCCATTTTCGCGAACTACTGCGTAATTGTGCAACTGACATCCCAACTGCAAGTAGTGCCCAAGCAGAAACCGAAAAAACTAAAGCTAAAACTTGTGATGCTAAAACTAGTGACGCTGAGTTGTTGATAATCACCACTGGTATAGATCGCTGTTTGGTAGCTTATCCACCAGCGCGATGGCGTGAGTTTGAAGACAAACTTGCAAAATTATCGCAGTTTGATCCGGCAGTAGTACAACTCAAACGTATTTATGTTGCCGGTGCTACCGAGTGTCCAATTGATAAACATGGCCGTTTATTAATTCCGCCGATGCTACGAGAGTATGCAGAACTTAAAACTGAAACTGTTTGGGCCGGTATGGTTACAACGATTGAGATCTGGGCCCGCGAACGTTGGAATGAGCAGGTTGCGCAATCGCGTCAAGATCCCGCAGCTATCACCAAAGCACTTACGGAGTTGGGACTATGA